Genomic segment of Bifidobacterium lemurum:
AGCGCGACCGCGTGCTCGCCGAAGGCAAGGCCGCCGGCCGCCAGCTGCCCAAGGGCGAAGGCATCCAGCGCTACAAGGGTCTGGGCGAGATGAGCTACCAGGAGCTGTGGGAGACGACCATGGATCCCGAACGCCGCATCCTGAAGCAGATCCACATCGAGGACGCGGCCGCGGCCGACGAGACCTTCTCCATGCTGATGGGCGACGAAGTGGAGCCGCGCCGCCTGTTCATCCAACGCAACGCCCATGACGCGAGGTTCATTGATGCGTGATCGCAATCTTTCCTTCGGAAAGATATAAGCGATCACGCGCGAGTCGGCCGAAGAGGGAGTCCAGTGGACTCCCGTGCCGACGGAGCCATCCTTATAACAAAACGCAACCACCCGCAGCCCATCCGTCATCCCGAACGAGCCACCCGTCATCCCGAGCGAAGTCGAGGGATCCCTCGACTCCACTTCGTTCCGCTCGGGATGACGAGAAGAAGTCCGGAATGACAGGGACAGTTCCGGAACCGATGGACCGGACCCACCACTTGAGTAAGGAACAACCTTGGCAGACGAAACCACCAACGACGGCATCACGTCGAACGCCGCCGAACAGCCTGTGCCGGACGGCTCGCTGGAACCGCTGAGCCCGCAGGAGGCCGACGACACCGACTACGGTCTGATGAGCGGTGAGCGCATCCAGCCCACCGATTTGCAGAAGGAGATGCGCGAATCCTATCTGGCATACGCGCTCTCCGTCATCGTCGAACGCGCCCTGCCGGACGTGCGCGACGGCATGAAGCCCGTGCACCGCCGCGTCGTGTACGCGATGTACGACGGCGGCTACCGCCCCGACCGCGGCTACAACAAGTGCTCGCGCGTCGTGGGCGACGTGATGGGCAAGTACCATCCGCACGGCGACTCCGCCATCTACGACACCTTGGTGCGTATGGCCCAAAGCTGGTCGATGCGCAACATGCTGGTCGACGGCCAGGGCAACTTCGGCTCCCCCGGCGACGACCCGGCCGCCGCCATGCGATACACGGAATGCCGTATGGCGCCGCTGTCCATGGAAATGGTGCGCGACATCGACAAGGACACCGTCGACTTCGTGCCCAACTACGACGGCAAGACGCAGGAGCCCACCGTGCTGCCCGCGCGCTTCCCGAACCTGCTGGTCAACGGCTCGTCCGGCATCGCCGTCGGCATGGCGACCAACATCCCGCCGCACAACATGCGTGAGGTGGCGGACGGCGTGCATTGGGCGCTCGACCACCCGGACGCCTCCCGCGAGGAACTGCTCGAGGCGCTGATCGCCCGCATCAAGGGGCCGGACTTCCCCACCGGCGCGACCATCCTGGGGCATAAGGGCATCGAACAGGCCTACCGCACCGGCCGCGGCCTGATCACCATGCGCGCCGTGGTCAACACGGAGGAGATCAAGGGCCGCATGTGCCTGGTGGTCACCGAACTGCCCTACCAGGTGAACCCCGACCGACTGGTCGTCTCCATCCGCGAGGCCGTGCGCGACGGCAAGATCCAAGGCATCGCCGACATGCGCGACGAGACCTCCGGCCGCACCGGCCAGCGTCTGGTGCTCGTGCTCAAGCGCGACGCCGTGCCGAAGGTCGTGCTCAACAACCTGTACAAGCATTCCCAGCTGCAGCAGACCTTCGGCGCGAATATGCTCGCGCTGGTCGACGGCGTGCCGCGCACGCTGAGCCTGGACGCGTTCATCCGCCACTGGGTGAACCACCAGCTCGACGTGATCGCCCGCCGCACCGCGTATCTGAAGCGCGAGGCCGAGGAGCGCGACCATATTCTGCAGGGCTATCTGAAGGCCCTCGACATGATCGAAGAGGTCATCGCGCTGATCCGCGCCTCCAAGGATGTGGAGACCGCGCGCACCGGCCTGATGGAGCTGCTCGGTGTGGACGAGATCCAGGCCGACGCGATCCTGTCCATGCAGCTGCGCCGTCTCGCCGCCCTCGAACGCGAGAAGATCGAGGACGAGCACAACGAGCTGATGCGCAAGATCGCCGACTACATCGACATCCTCGCCAAGCCGGAGCGCCAGCGCAAGATCATCGGCGACGAGCTCGACGAGATCGTGGCCAAGTATTCCGACGAGCGCCGCACCAAGATCCTGCCCTTCAGCGGCGAGATGAACGTCGAGGACCTGATCGCCGAGGAGAACGTGGTGGTCACCGTCACGCACTCCGGCTTCATCAAGCGCACCAAGGCCGACGAATACCGCGCCCAGCATCGCGGCGGCAAGGGCATCAAGGGCACGCGCCTGCGCGAGGACGACGTGGTGGACCACTTCTTCCTCACCTCCACGCACAACTGGCTGCTGTTCTTCACCAACAAGGGCCGCGTGTACCGCATCAAGGCGTACGAGCTGCCCGAGGGGTCGCGCGACTCCAAGGGCCAGCATGTGGCGAATCTGCTGCAGTTCGCCCCCGACGAGACGATCCAGACCGTGCTGTCCATTCCGGATTACGAGGTGACGAAGTATCTGGTGCTCGCCACCCGCAGCGGCAAGATCAAGAAGACCGCGCTGGCCGAATACGATTCGCCGCGTCAGGGTGGTCTGATCGCCGTGCGTCTGATGGCCGACGAGAACGGCGAGAACGCCGACGAGCTGATCGGCGCCCAGCTGTGCAACGCCGAGGACGACATCATCCTCGTCTCCAAGCTCGGCATGAGCCTCAAATTCCGCGCCGACGACGACCAGCTGCGCCCGATGGGCCGACAGACCGCAGGCGTGCAGGGCATGAAGTTCCGCGAAGGCGACGAGCTGCTGGCCATGGACGTGGTGTGGGGCGAGACCGACAAGGATCTGCTCGTGGTGACGAACGAGGGCTTCGCCAAGCGTTCGGCCATCAGCGAGTACCGCCTGCAGGGCCGCAACGGCTTCGGCGTCAAGGCCGTGCAGCTGGCCGAGGGCCGCGGCTCACTGGTCGGCGCGCTGGTCGTCTCGGAGGACGATCAGGTGATGGCCATCATGAAGTCCGGCAAGGTGATCCGCTCCGATGTGGCCGAGGTCAAGCGCACCGGCCGCAACACCCAAGGCGTGACGCTGGCCAAGCCCGACAAGGGAGACGAGATCATCTCCATCGCGCTGAACGCGGAGAAGGATGACGACGACGCGGCCAATGACGCGGGCGAGACGGCGGCAGCGGGCGCGGATACGGCGGAATCCACCGCGACGACGGCCGCGGCGGATGCCCCGCAAGCCACGGACGCCACGGAATCCACCGCATCTGCCGCATCTACCGCTTCCGGGCAGAGCGAGTCTGCTGAGAATGTGAACAACCCGGAAAGCGCCGAATAATCGTCGCGAAACACTGGTAGCCTCGGCAAGAGGAATAGAGGCACAATGCGAGAAGGAGTCTGGCGATGAGCGAGAACATCGAAGACAACGAGTCCGAGATCGAGCGTCCTCTGATGGACGATCAGAGCGAGCGTGAGACGTCCGGCGCGGACGAGACGCGTGAGCCCGTCGCCCGCGTCGCCCGTTCCGCATCCAAAAGCGCGTCCGCGGCCGCCAGCCGTCCGCGGACGGTGCGTCGCGGCACTCCTCGCGCCCGCCGTATGAACCTGTCGCTGACCCGCCTTGACGCATGGTCGGTGGCCAAGGTCACCTTCATGATGTCGATCGCGGGCGGCATCATCCAGGTCGTCGCCACGGCGATCATCTGGATGATGCTGAACGTGGTGGGCGTGTTCGACCAGATCACGCAGATGGTGTCGTCCACCGGTCTGGACGCCGGCGGACTCGATCTGGAGAACGTGTTCACCCTGAGCACCGTGCTCAGCGCGGTGACGATCTTCTCGATCATCGAGGTCGTGGTGATCACCCTGCTGATGAGCATCGTCGCGCTGATCTACAACGTGGTCAGCTCCCTGGTCGGCGGCATCCACGTCACCCTCGGCGACGACTGATCCGACGACTGAATCCCAAGGCACGCAACGTTTAGCGGACCCATGACCCACCGTCATGGGTCCGTTTCGTTAGGATGCTCGATTGCTGAGATACTCTCCAATATGGGGGATTGCGAAAGCCACACGTCCATAGCCGGTCGAGCGGATAAGCGTGTTTTTGATAAGACTGGCACGGTATTTATTGACCCAGCTACGGCTGCGTTTGGTTCGCTTCTCGATATCGCTGATCGCGCTGTCGGCAGGATGGTCGGGAACCATCGCGCTTACGAACAGTCGTTCGGCCGAAGTGAGTCCGTCGAGCACAGGGGCGCAGACGGCGTCGTCGAACACCCTGGAAGCATCGGCGATTCCGTTCGTCACATCCTCGTCGGTGATTTCCGCGCAGTGCCGACGTTGTGCGGACTGCCACATGTAATAGCCGATCAGTTGAATCATATACGGGTATCCGTCCGTATGCACCGCTGCCTTGAGAGCCTCGTCGTCACCGATGGTTTTGTTAGATTCGGCGACCACACTCAGGAACGAGTTTTTGACGTCAGTGATAGGCACGTTGGTCAGTTCACAACGCAGCGCTCGGCGAAGAAACGTCGTCACCTCATCATTAACCAAATCGTTGATGGTTGAGGGCAGTCCCGCAAACACTATGGCGATGCCTTTTTTATCCTGATCCGGCGTATTCGTTTCGTCTATGGCGCCGATGACGTGCTGAACGGCCGTGGCGATGGCGACAAGATCGTCTCGCGAGGCGGCCTGCGTTTCATCAATAGTGATAAGAATGCCTTTGCCCTTGCTGATTTTGCGACTTTCAAGGCGTTTGAACATAGCATTGCGCAAAGTGAGCGGGGCAGTACTGGATGCGATGTTCAGCTGTCCGATACTTGCGGTTGCGAGTCCGGTGATGCCGATTGACGGGGCGACGGTGGCCTGTTCGACGTGCATGCCAGATGGCGAGAGCGCTTCGATAAGGCGGGATACCACGCCTGGAGAAGCGGTTTCCGCGATGGTTTCCCATTGCCGTTCGGCTGCCAGGCGGCGGAATTCGGTGAGAAGTACGGTCTTGCCGTAGCCACGTTGGCCGGTGACCAGCATGATACGACCAGGGGCTCCGGCTCCGTTGTCAATTCCTTCGGCGAATTCTTCGATAGCGGTTTCGCGGCCGACGAGGATGGGCGGCATTTTGCCAGCGGTCGGTTTGAAGGGATTTGAAGGCATATCCATTCCGTTTCTCAGCGATGCGCCAATATATACCATTATGTACCAATGTACACCAATGTACACTAATGTGTACCAATATGTACCAATGTGTACCAGCAATACGACGTATGGAGCATGGCGGGAGTGTGGGCGCAATGGCCGACGCGCAGGAGGGATGCGCGATACAGTGGGAGGGTGATCGCATATCTGGGTCTGTTCTCCACCTCGTTCATCATTGCCATGGTGTTGTGGCCGTTCGCGGCCGCCGTGCTGACGCTGCCGATTCTCGCGGGACTGTACCACCGGCATCATCGCCTGCGGCTCACCGCCGCCACCTCCGCCTATCTGTCGGTGCTGTACCTGCTGGGACTGGTGTCGTTCACCCTCTACCCCATGCCCGACGAGCCGCAGGTCTACTGCGCCGCGCATCATCTCACCCCGCAGCTCGATCCTCTGCGCTTCATCGATGATCTGCGGACCGGCGGCCTGTACGGCGCATTACAGTTGCTGATGAATGTCGCGCTGTTCACGCCGCTTGGCTTCATCATCGGCCGCTGGCTGCACGCGCGCTGGCGGGGCGCGCTGTTCGGCGGATTCGCCGTCTCGCTGCTCATCGAAATCTCGCAGCTCACCGGCTTCTGGGGACTGTACCCCTGCACCTACCGCCAGTTCGACGTCAACGATCTGATGACCAACACCTTGGGCGCTCTGCTCGGCTTCGGCGTCGCCAAACTATTCGGCGTCTGGGCGCCGACGGCGGCCGCGCCCGGGCGGGAGGATGTGAACCGCAAGCCGGGCGTGCTGCATCGCACGGTGACGTTGGTCATCGACATGATCTTCGTGGCGGTGGTCTACTTCACGCTCACCATCATCGTGGTTCTCGTCTTCTATCAGGTGGCGCGACCCTTGCCCAACGGCGATTTCCAACTGTTCGGACTGTTCGCCGTGGGCGTGGATTGGCTGAATTACGTGGCGCCGGTGACGGCCGGGCTCGCCTTCCTGCTGTTCGAGCTGGTGATTCCGCTGCGGCATGCCGGGCAGACGTGGGGTGGCCTGTTCACGCATATGACCGTGGAGACCAAACCCCGCACCGGCGGCAGGAAGGCCTTGTTCTATACGGTGCGCACGCTGGTGCTGGGCGCGTTGTCGGTGATGCTGGTCGCCGGCGTCGTCAACGGCGGCGGTCTTGCCGCAATCGCCTGCTACGGTTTCGCCGCGTTGTTTCTCTTCGGTCTCTTCGCCCGCCGCATGCCTTGGGATCTGCTGCCTGGCGACAAGAACCCGGACCTCTCTAAGCGAGACGAGGAGCCCATCGGCGTACTCACCGCCGATTCCTCCGGCGAAACCGGCGGGAACCCGGAAATGCGCGAATGATCTCTCTGAATTCGAGGTCGAATTAAGCTCGGCGTGTTGGATGACGGCTCCGGTTGCATTTGTCTGAAATCGGACTATGATGGCCGTTTGTCCGAGTTCGGACAAACGGTTGTCGCATATGGACGGGAGGTGAGATATGGCGGGCGATACGTCGGCTCAATCAGGGCACGATAGGTCGGTTGTGCCACAACGCGGCATACCTGCGTTGCTGGAGCGGTTCAACCAGATGTGGAAGGAGATCGACCACGCCTATCATGAGGCCGCCCGGCGGTCGGGTCTGTCCGACTGCGGATTCTGCGTGATGTACGGACTGATGTGCTCCGCCGCGCCGATGCCGCAGAAGGAGCTGTCAAGCGATTGGCAGTACAGCAAGCAGACCGTCACCTCCGCGGTGCAGCAACTGGAGCGTCGCGGGCTGATCATGATCCGTCTGGCCGACGGCAGCCGACGCGACAAGGTGCTCGAACTGACCGAGGACGGACGAAGCTTCGTCGAACGCAACGTGCGGCCCATCGCCGTGGCCGAGCAGGCGGCCTTGGAGGAGATCGGCGAAGACAACGCCGAACTGCTCATCGACCTGATGCGGCGGTACACGTCGCTGCTCGACCAGACCATCCGTCAGTAGACGGCAACCACCAGCCGCCATGGGGCGGCGTCAACCATGTATCGAATGCGGATACGAAAAGGAGTGAATACCCGCATGAGACTACTGTTCCGATTTCTGAAACCCTACAAGGGCCTGATCGCCGCGACGCTGTTCGCGCTGCTGCTCGACGTGGCGGGCGCGCTGCTCGTGCCCACGATTCTGGCCGAGATGATCAACGTCGGTGCGGACGGAGGCACCGAACACATTCTGCCCATGGGCGTGGCCATGCTCGCCATCACCGTGGTCTCCGGCGCCGGGGCGCTGGGCGGCAGCTACCTGTGCGCCAAACTGTGCGCCAACATCGGCCGCGATATGCGCGACGCGATCTACGATTCGACGCTGCGGTTCTCCGACGGCGACTTCAAGCGCTTCGGCACCGGCTCGATGATCACGCGCACGCTGAACGACATCAACGTGGTGCAGCAGACCCTGATGCTGAGCTTCCAGATGCTCATCCCCGTGCCCATCATGTGCGTGATGGGCATCGCGTTGTCGTTCTCGATCGATGCGATGATGGGATGGGTGCTGCTCGTCGTGGTGCTGGTGGTCGTGGCGCTCACCGCCGCGGCCGTGTTCAAGGCGGCGCCGATTTTCGAGCGTCTGCAGCGCTTCATCGACCGCATGAACACCGTGCTGCGCGAGAACATCACCGGCGTGCGCGTGATCCGCGCCTTCGGCCGCGACCGGCACGAACGCCAGCGTCTCGATACGGCGTTCTCCGACTATGCGACCAGCGCGATCCGGGTGAACACCCTGTTCGCCGGACTCGACAGCTTCTCGTTCTTCCTGATCAATATCGTGATCGTCGCGGTGATGTGGCTCGGTGGTGACCGTGTGGGCGCGCACGCCATGCAGATCGGCGACATCACGGCGTTGATCGAATACGCGGTGCTGATCCTGTTCTACGTCATGATGGCGGGATTCGTGATGTTCATGGTGCCGCGCGCCTTCGTGTGTCTGAACCGCGCCCGCGAGGTCATCGACACCACGCCCGATATCACCGACCCGGAGCCCTCCCGCCAGGCGCGGAGCGCCGCCGTCGATCCCGCCGTCGAGGCCAAGTCGGACCTTGACCTGGCGCATCCCAAGGTGGCGTGCTTCGACCATCTCACCTTCCGTTTCGCCGACGGCGCCGAAGACACTCTGCAGGACCTCACCTTCTCCTGCCGGCGCGGCCAGACCACCGCGATCATCGGCCCCACCGGCTCCGGCAAGTCGACCATCGCCCGTCTGATGCTGCGTCTGATCGACGCGACCGACGGCCGGGTGCTGATCGGCGGACGCGACGTGCGCGACGTGACCCAGCGTGAGCTGCGCGACCGTATCGCCTACGTGCCGCAGAAGGCATGGCTGTTCTCCGGCACCATCGCCGACAATCTGCGCTATGGTGACGCGAACGCCACCGACGAGGAACTATGGCATGCGCTTGATGTGGCGCAGGCCGGATTCGTGCGCGAACTGCCCGACGGGCTGAACACCCGCGTGGCGCAAGGCGGCACGAACTTCTCCGGCGGCCAGCGCCAGCGTCTCGCCATCGCCCGCGCCCTGACCAAAAAAGCCGACCTGACCATCTTCGACGATTCGTTCTCCGCGTTGGACTTCGCCACCGACGCCGCCCTGCGCAAGGCCTTGGCGAGCGAGATGGACGATGCGGCCATGCTGATCATCGCCCAACGTGTGAGCACCATCGTGCACGCCGACCAGATCGTCGTATTGGAGGACGGCAAGGTGCAGGGTCGCGGCACCCACGAGGAATTGATGCGCGACTGCCCGACATACCGCGAAATCGCCTATTCGCAGATGCGTGCCGCCGAGGCGGGAAAGGAGACGGACCGATGAGCCAGACGCAACAGCAGGATATGACGCAGGAATCGCAGATCGACGCCGTCGCGGGCGCCGCGGACGATGAGGAGCTGGAGGTTCCTCGCGACATCAAAGCCACCATCGCCCGCCTGTGGGATGTGGCCAAGGAACAGCATTGGCGCATCTTCGTCGTCTCCGCGTCCATCGTGTGCTATGTGGTGGCCGCGCTGGCCGGACCGATGTACACCGCCTATCTGCTCGACCTGTTGTGGGAGAAGATCCAGGCGGCGTTCACACGCGGCGAGAACTTCCGTATCGGTTGGCATGACGGTGGTATGCAGATCGCCATACTGCTGCTGATCTACACGTTGGAATGGGCGTTCTACTCTACGCAGACCCTTATCATGGCCAGCTTCGCCGAACGCATCAACCTGAAGCTGCGCAACGCCGTGGGCGACAAGCTCACCCGCCTGCCGCTGCGCTACTACGACGCGAACCAGCCCGGACGCATCATCAGCCGCGTGACCAACGATCTCGACAAGATGAGCGAGGTCATGCAGACCGGTCTGCTGCGCCTGCTGGTGGCCGTCGGGCAGGTGACCGGCGCCGTGGTGATGATGGTGGTCATCAATGTGTGGCTGGCGCTGGTGTTCGTGGTGTTCGCCGCGTTCTCGATGCTCGTGACGCGTCTGGTCTCGCGCAAGACGCTGGTGCTGGCCGCCGAACGTCAGCGTGCGGTGGGAGTGCTCACCGGCCATGTCGAGGAGGCCTACAGCGGCCGCGCCATCATCCGCTCCTTCAACCAGGAGGGGTCGAGCGCGGCGCGCATCCATGAGGCGACGCGCGACGTGGCCGATGCGACGCGACGGGCCGACTTCATGACCAACGCGATAAGCCCCGCCATCCGCCTGATCGTGCGCCTCTCGCAGGTGGCCATCGCGGTGATGGCCGGTCTGATGCTGGCCGCCGGACAGCTCACCGTGGGTGTGTTCCAGGCGTTCTTCCAATACATCAACCAGGCGAGCGAGCCGCTCACGCAGATGTCGTTCACCATCAACAGCCTGCAATCCGCCCTGGCTTCGGTGGAGCGTGTGTTCGACATCCTCGACGCCGACGAGATCGAGCCCGAGCCCAGCGAGCCGGAAGCGGTGAGCGAACCGGTGAGCGGCCGCGTGGACTTCGAGCACGTGCGTTTCGGGTACGACGCGGACCGCCCGTTGATGAAGGACGTGACCTTCACGGCCGAACCCGGCCATCGCACGGCCATCGTGGGCGCGACCGGCGCCGGCAAAACCACGCTGATCAACCTGCTGATGCGCTTCTACGAGATCGACGGCGGGCACATCCGCCTCGACGGCGTGGACACGCGCCGCATGAACCGCGCCGACCTGCGCGCCAACTTCGGCATGGTGCTGCAGGACGCGTGGCTGTTCGACGGCACCATCGCCGAGAACATCGCCTACGGGCGGCCCGAGGCGACGCGCGAGGAGATCGTCGCCGCCGCGAAGATGGCGCGTGTGGACTACTTCGTGCGCACTCTGCCCGAGGGCTACGACACCCGCCTGGCGAACGACGCGGAGAACATCAGCCAAGGCCAGCGCCAGCTGCTCACCATCGCGCGCGTGATCCTGTGCGATCCGAAGATCCTGATCCTCGACGAGGCGACCTCGTCGGTGGACACGCACACCGAGCAGGAGATCGGCAAGGCGATGGACGCGCTGATGCACGGGCGCACGAGCTTCGTGATCGCGCACCGCCTGTCGACCATCGTGGACGCGGACCTGATCCTGGTGATGGACCACGGCACCATCATCGAACAGGGCACGCACCGCGAGCTGTTGGCCGCCGACGGCGCCTACGCCCGCCTCTACAACAGCCAGTTCGCGTAGCGGAAAACGACCGGTAGCGACAATAAATAAGAAAAAGTGTCGTGGTTTACATTTTCGTACTTAAAAATGTAAACCACGACACTTTTTCGCATTTATAGAGCGTGACGCTGTTGGATGTGGAGGAGTCCTCCTCCGATGTTCTTGACCGTTTGCCCCTCGGAGGTATATCCTTAGGTAGATACATTCGGAAAGGTGGTGGAGATATGGCGACCATTGCGAAGTGGGGCAATAGCGAGGCGATTCGCATTCCCAAAGAGATCCGCGACCAGACCGGATTGCGCGAAGGCAGTGAGGTCACCATCGAAGCCGACGGGGGCAATATCGTCATCAAGCCCAAAACCGTACGTATCACGCGGATTGGCCGATATGCGGTGCCAAATCTCGCTGATTTGTTTGCCGATTACCACGGTGGTTATCAGGCGAAGGAAGACGGATTCGGCGACCCTGTCGGAGCGGAGACGATATGAACGGCTTTCGCAGAGGCGACGTGGTCGCGGCCGATCTTGATCCGTCGTCCGGCCATGAGCAACGCAAACGACGGTATCTGCTCGTAGTGAGCAATGAAAGCTACAATCGAGTATGCAATCTCACCATGGTCTGTCCGATCACCTCAACGGATAATGGATATCCGCTGCATGCGGAAGTCCATCCGATTTCTCCGGATTTGAAGATTGAGGGCTTTGCTCAGGCCGAGCAGCTGAAGGCTCTTGATTTGAAATCCCGTAACGCGCAACTTGTTGGTTATGTGCCGCAGGATGAGTTGGACGTTGTGCTGGAACTGGTGATGGCTTGCTTGGTGTGATTGCTCTGCAGGTTTGGCCGGTCGAACTTCGGAATCGACAACGGCATCCGCTCGATCCCCCTCTATGTGGCCTTCTGCATCCAGCCCTGATAGGCATTACAAGTTTCCTACTGGTTTTTACGGATGTCTTGTCTGGTCCTGCGGTGACAGGGGTATAAAATCCGAATCCAAAATGGTGTAAAAACACAAATGGAGGCAGTATCGCGGTTACTTTGCGCGCATTTACAGGTGTGGCAGACGATGGATAAACGATGGTGGGCAACGGAATGAGTCCGTTGCCCACCATCGTTTAGGCGTTACGCGCCAGAGTCCTATGCGTCTGGCGTCAGGATGCGTCGATCAGAGCACGCCCTGGGCGACCATCGCGTTGGCGACCTTGACGAAGCCGGCGATGTTGGCGCCCGCCATCAGATCGCCCTCTTCGCCGTACTCCTTGGCGGCGGCCAAGGACTCGGCCACGATGGACTCCATAATGCCCTTGAGCTTGGCGTCGGTCTCCTCGAAGGTCCAGCTCAGGCGATAGCTGTTCTGGCTCATCTCCAGACCGGAGACGGCCACGCCGCCGGCGTTCGCGGCCTTGGCCGGGCCGTAGAGCACACCGTTCTTCTGGTAGACGGCGATGGCCTCCGGAGTGGAGGGCATGTTCGCGCCCTCGCACACCACGGTGCAGCCGTTGGCGACCAGCGCCTCGGCGGAGGCCTCATCGATCTCGTTCTGGGTGGCGCAGGGCAGGGCGATGTCGCACTTGACGGTCCACACGCCGGCGCAGCCCTCGTGATACTCGGAGCCGGGCACGCGGTCGGCGTA
This window contains:
- a CDS encoding ABC transporter ATP-binding protein, which produces MSQTQQQDMTQESQIDAVAGAADDEELEVPRDIKATIARLWDVAKEQHWRIFVVSASIVCYVVAALAGPMYTAYLLDLLWEKIQAAFTRGENFRIGWHDGGMQIAILLLIYTLEWAFYSTQTLIMASFAERINLKLRNAVGDKLTRLPLRYYDANQPGRIISRVTNDLDKMSEVMQTGLLRLLVAVGQVTGAVVMMVVINVWLALVFVVFAAFSMLVTRLVSRKTLVLAAERQRAVGVLTGHVEEAYSGRAIIRSFNQEGSSAARIHEATRDVADATRRADFMTNAISPAIRLIVRLSQVAIAVMAGLMLAAGQLTVGVFQAFFQYINQASEPLTQMSFTINSLQSALASVERVFDILDADEIEPEPSEPEAVSEPVSGRVDFEHVRFGYDADRPLMKDVTFTAEPGHRTAIVGATGAGKTTLINLLMRFYEIDGGHIRLDGVDTRRMNRADLRANFGMVLQDAWLFDGTIAENIAYGRPEATREEIVAAAKMARVDYFVRTLPEGYDTRLANDAENISQGQRQLLTIARVILCDPKILILDEATSSVDTHTEQEIGKAMDALMHGRTSFVIAHRLSTIVDADLILVMDHGTIIEQGTHRELLAADGAYARLYNSQFA
- a CDS encoding type II toxin-antitoxin system PemK/MazF family toxin codes for the protein MNGFRRGDVVAADLDPSSGHEQRKRRYLLVVSNESYNRVCNLTMVCPITSTDNGYPLHAEVHPISPDLKIEGFAQAEQLKALDLKSRNAQLVGYVPQDELDVVLELVMACLV
- a CDS encoding AbrB/MazE/SpoVT family DNA-binding domain-containing protein encodes the protein MATIAKWGNSEAIRIPKEIRDQTGLREGSEVTIEADGGNIVIKPKTVRITRIGRYAVPNLADLFADYHGGYQAKEDGFGDPVGAETI